The Salmonella enterica subsp. houtenae serovar Houten genome has a segment encoding these proteins:
- the hxlR gene encoding Redox-sensing transcriptional regulator QorR, producing the protein MRAHSLSRQLREGNLFAEQCPSREVLKHVTSRWGVLILVALRDGTHRFSDLRRKMGGVSEKMLAQSLQALEQDGFLNRVSYPVVPPHVEYSLTPLGEQVSDKVAALADWIELNLSQVLAQRDCLSDGG; encoded by the coding sequence ATGCGCGCTCATTCTCTTTCCCGGCAGTTGCGTGAAGGCAATCTCTTTGCTGAACAGTGCCCGTCCCGCGAGGTGTTAAAACATGTCACCAGTCGCTGGGGTGTACTGATCCTGGTGGCATTACGCGACGGTACACACCGTTTCAGCGATCTGCGCCGCAAGATGGGGGGCGTGAGTGAAAAAATGCTGGCGCAGTCGTTACAGGCGCTTGAACAGGACGGATTTCTCAACCGGGTGTCATATCCAGTTGTTCCGCCGCATGTGGAGTACAGTCTGACGCCGCTTGGCGAGCAGGTGAGCGATAAAGTCGCCGCGCTGGCGGACTGGATAGAACTGAATTTATCGCAGGTGTTGGCGCAGCGGGACTGTTTATCAGATGGCGGCTAG
- the qorB gene encoding NADPH:quinone oxidoreductase 2, with protein sequence MIAITGATGQLGQHVIESLLKTTPAHHLVAIVRNPKKAAPLSQRGIAVRQADYANEAALTTALQGVDKLLLISSSEVGQRTAQHRNVIQAAIAAKVKFIAYTSLLHADKSPLALAEEHIETEKMLAASGIPHTLLRNGWYTENYLASVPAALKHGVFIGAAGEGRIASAMRADYAAAAARVISEEGHAGNVYELAGDDAWTLSQLADELTHQSGKKIAYQNLSEVDFAAALKGAGLPDGLADMLANSDVGAAKGGLFDDSHTLRKLIGRPTTTLAESLRAVL encoded by the coding sequence ATGATTGCTATCACTGGCGCAACGGGCCAACTGGGCCAACACGTTATTGAAAGCCTGCTAAAAACAACGCCCGCTCATCACCTCGTCGCGATTGTCCGTAACCCGAAAAAAGCCGCCCCGCTCAGTCAGCGCGGGATCGCCGTTCGCCAGGCGGATTACGCAAACGAAGCGGCGCTGACCACCGCCCTACAGGGCGTTGATAAACTGCTGCTTATTTCATCCAGCGAAGTCGGGCAACGTACCGCGCAGCACCGCAACGTTATTCAGGCCGCCATTGCCGCGAAGGTGAAATTCATCGCCTATACCAGCCTGCTACATGCGGATAAATCGCCGCTGGCGCTCGCTGAGGAGCATATTGAAACTGAAAAGATGCTGGCTGCGTCAGGTATTCCTCACACGCTATTACGTAACGGCTGGTATACGGAAAACTACCTGGCGAGCGTCCCTGCTGCGCTGAAGCATGGCGTCTTTATTGGCGCGGCGGGAGAAGGGAGAATCGCCTCCGCAATGCGCGCTGACTATGCTGCCGCCGCCGCGCGCGTCATCAGTGAAGAGGGTCACGCCGGGAATGTTTACGAGCTGGCGGGTGATGATGCCTGGACATTAAGCCAGTTGGCGGATGAACTTACTCATCAGAGCGGAAAAAAAATCGCCTACCAGAACCTGAGTGAAGTCGATTTTGCCGCCGCGCTGAAAGGCGCAGGCCTGCCTGACGGACTGGCGGATATGTTGGCCAATTCTGACGTTGGCGCGGCGAAAGGCGGCCTGTTTGATGACAGCCATACGCTGCGTAAACTCATTGGTCGCCCGACGACGACGCTCGCAGAAAGCCTTCGCGCCGTACTATAA
- the ytfF gene encoding membrane protein, which yields MISGVLYALLAGLMWGLIFVGPLIVPDYPALLQSMGRYLALGLIALPIAWLGRTRLRQLTRKDWSTALSLTLMGNLIYYACLASAIQRTGAPVSTMIIGTLPVVIPVFANVLYSQRDGRLSWLRLAPALALIGFGLLCVNIAELSQGLSNVSGWRYGSGIVLALISVACWAWYALRNARWLRENPDKHPMMWATAQALVTLPVSLIGYAAACLWLSIQKPIFALPFGPHPTLFIGLMIAIAVLCSWVGALCWNIASQKLPTVILGPLIVFETLAGLLYTFILRQEIPPFLTLSGIALLVAGVVIAVRAKPEKATVVPVTER from the coding sequence ATGATTAGCGGCGTGCTATACGCCCTGCTGGCAGGGCTAATGTGGGGATTGATTTTCGTCGGCCCGTTAATCGTGCCGGATTACCCGGCCCTCTTACAGTCAATGGGACGCTATCTGGCGCTGGGGCTGATTGCCCTGCCGATTGCCTGGTTAGGCCGCACGCGGTTACGCCAGTTGACGCGCAAAGACTGGTCCACCGCCCTGTCGCTGACCCTGATGGGCAATTTAATCTATTACGCCTGCCTCGCCAGCGCCATTCAGCGAACCGGCGCGCCGGTTTCGACGATGATCATCGGGACATTGCCGGTTGTCATTCCGGTTTTCGCTAACGTTCTCTATAGCCAACGAGACGGCAGATTATCCTGGCTGCGCTTAGCGCCCGCGCTGGCGCTTATCGGTTTTGGACTGCTGTGCGTCAATATTGCTGAACTTAGTCAGGGGTTGTCCAATGTTAGCGGCTGGCGCTATGGTTCAGGCATTGTGCTGGCGCTGATTTCCGTAGCGTGCTGGGCATGGTATGCGTTGCGCAACGCCCGCTGGCTGCGGGAAAATCCCGACAAACATCCCATGATGTGGGCAACGGCGCAGGCGCTGGTCACGCTACCGGTCTCGTTAATCGGCTATGCGGCGGCCTGTCTGTGGCTGAGTATTCAGAAACCAATATTTGCCCTGCCCTTTGGCCCGCATCCCACGCTGTTTATTGGACTAATGATCGCCATCGCGGTGCTGTGTTCCTGGGTGGGCGCGCTATGCTGGAATATCGCCAGCCAAAAATTGCCAACCGTTATTTTAGGGCCGCTGATTGTTTTTGAGACGTTGGCGGGACTGCTCTATACCTTCATTCTGCGCCAGGAAATCCCGCCATTCCTGACGTTAAGCGGCATTGCGCTCCTGGTGGCGGGCGTGGTCATTGCCGTGAGAGCGAAACCGGAAAAAGCGACCGTCGTTCCGGTCACGGAACGCTAA
- the ytfE gene encoding iron-sulfur cluster repair di-iron protein has protein sequence MAYRDQPLGELALSIPRASALFRQYDMDYCCGGKQTLARAAARNDVDIDILEAQLAQLAEQPIEKDWRAVPLADIIDHIVVRYHDRHREQLPELILQATKVERVHADKPNVPRGLTKYLTALHEELSSHMMKEEQILFPMIKQRMGRQATGPISVMESEHDEAGELVDVIKHVTQNVTPPPEACTTWKAMYNGINEMIDDLMEHISLENNVLFPRALAGE, from the coding sequence ATGGCTTATCGCGATCAACCTTTAGGCGAACTGGCGCTCTCTATTCCCCGCGCATCGGCGCTGTTTCGCCAGTACGATATGGATTACTGCTGCGGCGGAAAACAGACGCTGGCGCGCGCCGCCGCGCGTAACGACGTCGATATTGACATCCTTGAAGCGCAACTCGCGCAGTTGGCTGAACAGCCCATCGAAAAAGACTGGCGCGCCGTTCCACTGGCGGACATTATTGACCATATCGTTGTGCGCTATCATGACCGACACCGCGAACAACTGCCGGAGCTTATCCTGCAGGCCACCAAAGTGGAACGCGTTCACGCGGATAAGCCAAACGTCCCACGCGGTCTGACAAAATATCTCACCGCACTGCATGAAGAGCTTTCCAGCCATATGATGAAAGAAGAACAGATCCTGTTCCCAATGATCAAACAGAGGATGGGTCGCCAGGCAACGGGCCCGATAAGCGTAATGGAAAGCGAGCATGACGAGGCGGGAGAGCTGGTAGACGTCATCAAACACGTCACCCAAAACGTGACGCCGCCGCCAGAAGCCTGCACCACCTGGAAAGCGATGTATAACGGCATTAATGAGATGATTGATGATCTGATGGAGCACATCAGTCTGGAGAATAACGTGCTGTTCCCACGCGCGCTGGCCGGGGAGTAA
- the cycA gene encoding D-serine/D-alanine/glycine transporter, translated as MVDQVKVAADEPAPAEQSLRRNLTNRHIQLIAIGGAIGTGLFMGSGKTISLAGPSIIFVYMIIGFMLFFVMRAMGELLLSNLEYKSFSDFASDLLGPWAGYFTGWTYWFCWVVTGMADVVAITAYAQFWFPGLSDWVASLAVVILLLSLNLATVKMFGEMEFWFAMVKIVAIVALIVVGLVMIAMHFKSPTGVEASFAHLWNDGGWFPKGISGFFAGFQIAVFAFVGIELVGTTAAETKDPEKSLPRAINSIPIRIIMFYVFALIVIMSVTPWSSVVPDKSPFVELFVLVGLPAAASVINFVVLTSAASSANSGVFSTSRMLFGLAQEGVAPKAFAKLSKRAVPAKGLTFSCICLLGGVVMLMVNPSVIGAFTMITTVSAILFMFVWTIILCSYLVYRKQRPHLHEKSIYKMPLGKLMCWVCMAFFAFVLVLLTLEDDTRQALMVTPLWFIALGLGWLLIGKKRMAGMR; from the coding sequence ATGGTAGATCAGGTAAAAGTCGCAGCCGACGAACCGGCTCCGGCTGAACAGTCGCTACGGCGCAATCTTACAAACCGTCATATACAACTTATCGCTATCGGCGGCGCTATTGGTACCGGTCTGTTTATGGGATCGGGTAAAACGATCAGTCTCGCCGGACCGTCGATCATTTTTGTGTATATGATCATCGGCTTTATGCTTTTCTTCGTGATGCGCGCCATGGGGGAATTGCTGCTCTCGAATCTGGAATACAAATCGTTTAGCGATTTTGCCTCCGACCTGCTTGGCCCCTGGGCGGGATATTTCACCGGCTGGACGTACTGGTTTTGCTGGGTAGTGACCGGTATGGCTGATGTGGTGGCGATTACCGCCTACGCGCAGTTCTGGTTTCCCGGCCTTTCCGATTGGGTAGCCTCGCTGGCGGTAGTGATCCTGCTGCTAAGCCTCAACCTCGCCACCGTTAAAATGTTTGGTGAAATGGAGTTTTGGTTTGCTATGGTCAAAATCGTCGCCATCGTGGCGTTGATTGTGGTCGGGCTGGTCATGATTGCGATGCACTTTAAATCGCCAACCGGCGTAGAAGCGTCTTTCGCGCATCTGTGGAATGACGGCGGCTGGTTCCCGAAAGGTATCAGCGGGTTCTTTGCCGGTTTCCAGATTGCGGTGTTCGCCTTCGTCGGGATTGAGCTGGTCGGCACTACCGCCGCAGAAACCAAAGATCCGGAAAAATCGCTGCCGCGCGCGATTAACTCAATACCGATTCGTATCATCATGTTCTACGTTTTTGCGCTGATTGTTATTATGTCGGTGACGCCGTGGAGTTCCGTGGTGCCGGATAAGAGCCCGTTCGTTGAGCTGTTTGTGCTGGTAGGGCTGCCTGCCGCCGCGAGCGTGATCAACTTTGTCGTGCTGACCTCGGCGGCGTCTTCCGCCAACAGCGGCGTCTTCTCGACCAGCCGTATGCTGTTTGGCCTGGCGCAAGAAGGCGTGGCGCCAAAAGCGTTCGCTAAGCTGTCGAAACGCGCGGTACCGGCGAAAGGACTGACCTTCTCCTGTATCTGCCTGCTGGGCGGCGTGGTTATGCTGATGGTCAACCCGAGCGTGATTGGCGCATTCACCATGATTACGACGGTTTCGGCCATCCTGTTTATGTTTGTCTGGACCATCATTCTGTGTTCATACCTGGTGTACCGCAAACAGCGTCCTCACCTGCATGAAAAATCCATCTATAAGATGCCGCTCGGTAAGCTGATGTGCTGGGTCTGCATGGCGTTCTTTGCGTTCGTGCTGGTATTGCTGACGCTGGAAGACGATACGCGCCAGGCGCTGATGGTGACGCCGCTGTGGTTTATTGCGCTGGGTCTGGGCTGGCTGTTAATAGGTAAGAAACGGATGGCGGGAATGCGTTAA
- the fklB gene encoding peptidyl-prolyl cis-trans isomerase, producing the protein MATPTFDTIEAQASYGIGLQVGQQLSESGLEGLLPEALVAGIADALEGKHPAVPVDVVHRALREIHERADAVRRERFKAMAAEGVKYLEENREKDGVNSTESGLQFRVLTQGEGAIPARTDRVRVHYTGKLIDGTVFDSSVARGEPAEFPVNGVIAGWIEALTLMPVGSKWELTIPQELAYGERGAGASIPPFSTLVFEVELLEIL; encoded by the coding sequence ATGGCCACCCCGACTTTTGACACTATCGAAGCGCAAGCGAGCTACGGCATTGGTTTGCAGGTAGGGCAGCAGCTTAGCGAATCCGGGCTTGAAGGGCTGTTGCCTGAAGCGCTGGTTGCTGGCATTGCTGATGCGCTGGAAGGTAAACATCCGGCGGTTCCTGTTGATGTGGTGCATCGTGCGCTGCGTGAAATTCATGAGCGTGCGGACGCAGTGCGCCGTGAACGTTTCAAAGCGATGGCGGCCGAAGGCGTGAAATACCTGGAAGAAAACCGCGAAAAAGACGGTGTAAATAGCACTGAATCCGGTTTACAGTTCCGCGTTCTGACGCAGGGCGAAGGCGCGATTCCGGCGCGTACCGACCGCGTACGCGTGCATTATACCGGTAAGCTTATTGATGGCACCGTATTTGACAGCTCCGTCGCGCGCGGCGAACCGGCTGAATTCCCGGTAAATGGCGTGATCGCCGGCTGGATTGAAGCGCTGACTCTGATGCCGGTAGGTTCCAAATGGGAACTGACTATCCCACAGGAGCTGGCCTATGGTGAGCGTGGGGCCGGGGCATCTATTCCGCCATTCAGCACGCTGGTGTTTGAGGTGGAGCTGCTGGAGATTCTGTAA
- a CDS encoding Putative cell envelope opacity-associated proteinA, translating to MPGRFELKPTLAKIWHAPDNFRIMEPLPPMHRRGIIIAAIVLVIGFLLPASETSDAPVVTREAQLNLQSPSRAPDEAQIQAQLVAPQNDPDQVAPVAPEPIQEGQPEEQSQPPTQPFQQDSGIGQQWRSYRVESGKTLAQLFRDHGLPPTDVYAMAQVEGAGKPLSNLKNGQMIKIRQNANGVVTGLTIEGDNGQQVLFTRQPDGSFIRAQ from the coding sequence ATGCCCGGGCGCTTTGAACTAAAACCAACCCTGGCGAAAATCTGGCACGCGCCGGATAATTTTCGCATCATGGAGCCGCTGCCGCCGATGCATCGTCGTGGCATTATCATTGCCGCTATCGTGCTGGTGATTGGTTTCCTGCTGCCCGCCAGCGAGACCAGCGACGCGCCTGTCGTCACGCGGGAAGCGCAATTAAACCTACAATCGCCATCCCGGGCGCCTGACGAAGCGCAAATTCAGGCGCAACTGGTCGCGCCGCAAAACGATCCGGATCAGGTGGCGCCCGTTGCGCCGGAACCGATCCAGGAGGGCCAACCGGAAGAACAAAGCCAACCGCCAACGCAGCCTTTCCAGCAGGATAGCGGTATCGGCCAGCAATGGCGCTCATACCGGGTAGAGTCCGGCAAAACTCTGGCGCAACTGTTCCGCGACCACGGGCTGCCCCCGACAGACGTTTATGCAATGGCGCAGGTAGAAGGCGCTGGCAAGCCGCTGAGTAATCTCAAAAACGGTCAAATGATTAAAATTCGCCAGAACGCCAACGGCGTAGTGACCGGTTTAACGATAGAGGGCGATAACGGTCAACAGGTGCTATTTACGCGTCAGCCTGACGGCAGTTTTATTCGCGCGCAGTAA
- a CDS encoding Permease of the drug/metabolite transporter DMT superfamily: MDTQRQASPFARKNVVYVCAAFCCLLWGSAYPAIKSGYDLFQIATDDIPSKIVFAGYRFLFAGGVLLLFALLQRKPIGRFRPRQFGQLTLLGLTQTSLQYLFFYIGLAFTTGVKGSIMNATGTFFSVLLAHFIYQNDRLSYNKTLGCILGFAGVMAVNVSSSLDFSFNLPGEGSVVLAAFILSAATLYGKRLSQTVDPMVMTGYQLGIGGLVLVIGGYVFGGTLTIHGFSSVAILGYLTLLSSVAFALWSILLKYNRVGMIAPFNFLIPVSGAALSAIFLGENILEWKYMVALVLVCSGIWWVNQVKQ; the protein is encoded by the coding sequence ATGGATACCCAGCGCCAGGCCTCCCCGTTTGCCCGCAAAAACGTCGTTTATGTGTGTGCCGCATTTTGTTGCCTGCTGTGGGGCAGCGCTTATCCGGCCATCAAAAGCGGTTATGACCTCTTTCAGATAGCCACCGACGATATCCCTTCTAAAATTGTTTTTGCTGGTTATCGTTTTTTGTTTGCGGGTGGGGTGCTGCTACTGTTCGCGCTGCTTCAGCGTAAACCGATTGGCCGGTTTCGTCCGCGCCAGTTTGGTCAGTTGACGTTACTGGGGCTGACCCAGACGTCGCTGCAATATCTCTTTTTCTATATCGGCCTCGCGTTCACCACTGGCGTGAAAGGCTCAATCATGAACGCCACAGGCACATTCTTCAGCGTATTGCTGGCGCACTTTATTTATCAGAATGACCGATTGAGCTACAACAAAACGCTCGGCTGTATTCTGGGCTTTGCGGGCGTCATGGCGGTGAACGTCAGCAGCAGTCTGGATTTCAGCTTTAATCTGCCGGGAGAGGGCTCCGTGGTGCTGGCGGCGTTTATTCTTTCTGCGGCCACATTGTATGGCAAACGTCTCTCGCAGACGGTCGATCCGATGGTCATGACTGGCTATCAACTGGGGATTGGCGGTCTGGTACTGGTCATTGGCGGTTACGTTTTTGGCGGTACGCTGACGATACATGGCTTCTCGTCGGTGGCGATTTTGGGCTACCTGACGCTGCTCTCGTCGGTCGCTTTTGCGCTATGGAGCATTTTACTCAAATATAACCGCGTGGGGATGATTGCGCCGTTTAACTTTCTGATCCCGGTTTCCGGCGCGGCTCTTTCGGCTATTTTTCTCGGCGAGAATATTCTGGAGTGGAAATACATGGTGGCGCTGGTACTGGTATGCTCAGGGATCTGGTGGGTAAATCAGGTGAAGCAGTAA
- the rplI gene encoding 50s ribosomal subunit protein L9, translated as MQVILLDKVANLGSLGDQVNVKAGYARNFLVPQGKAVPATKKNVEYFEARRAELEAKLADVLAAANARAEKINALETVTIASKAGDEGKLFGSIGTRDIADAVTAAGVDVAKSEVRLPNGVLRTTGEHEVNFQVHSEVFAKVIINVVAE; from the coding sequence ATGCAAGTTATTCTGCTTGATAAAGTAGCAAACCTGGGTAGCCTGGGTGATCAGGTTAACGTTAAAGCGGGCTATGCTCGTAACTTCCTGGTACCACAGGGTAAAGCTGTTCCGGCTACCAAGAAAAACGTTGAATACTTCGAAGCACGTCGCGCTGAACTGGAAGCTAAACTGGCTGACGTTCTGGCTGCTGCAAATGCACGCGCAGAGAAAATCAACGCCCTGGAAACCGTTACTATCGCGTCTAAAGCAGGCGACGAAGGTAAATTGTTCGGTTCCATTGGTACTCGCGACATCGCTGACGCTGTTACTGCAGCTGGCGTTGACGTGGCTAAGAGCGAAGTTCGTCTGCCGAACGGCGTTCTGCGTACCACTGGCGAACACGAAGTGAACTTCCAGGTTCATAGCGAAGTATTCGCGAAAGTTATCATCAACGTGGTTGCTGAGTAA
- the rpsR gene encoding 30s ribosomal subunit protein S18, giving the protein MARYFRRRKFCRFTAEGVQEIDYKDIATLKNYITESGKIVPSRITGTRAKYQRQLARAIKRARYLSLLPYTDRHQ; this is encoded by the coding sequence ATGGCACGTTATTTCCGTCGTCGCAAGTTCTGCCGTTTCACCGCGGAAGGCGTTCAAGAGATCGACTATAAAGATATCGCTACGCTGAAAAACTACATCACCGAAAGCGGTAAGATTGTCCCAAGCCGTATCACCGGTACCCGTGCAAAATACCAGCGTCAGCTGGCTCGCGCTATCAAACGCGCTCGCTACCTGTCTCTGCTGCCGTACACTGATCGCCATCAGTAA
- the priB gene encoding primosomal replication protein N, whose product MTNRLALSGTVCRMPLRKVSPSGIPHCQFVLEHRSVQEEAGFHRQAWCQMPVIVSGHENQAITHSITVGSRITVQGFISCHKAKNGLSKMVLHAEQIELIDSGD is encoded by the coding sequence ATGACCAACCGTCTGGCGTTGTCCGGCACCGTGTGCAGGATGCCCCTTCGTAAGGTCAGTCCATCAGGAATTCCGCATTGCCAGTTCGTGCTTGAGCATCGTTCTGTGCAAGAGGAAGCCGGCTTTCACCGGCAGGCGTGGTGCCAAATGCCCGTTATTGTTAGCGGACACGAAAACCAGGCCATTACTCACAGTATAACGGTCGGCAGTCGCATAACCGTTCAGGGGTTCATCTCTTGCCACAAGGCAAAGAACGGCCTGAGCAAAATGGTTCTGCATGCCGAGCAGATTGAATTGATAGATTCTGGAGACTAG
- the rpsF gene encoding 30s ribosomal protein S6, translated as MRHYEIVFMVHPDQSEQVPGMIERYSAAITGAEGKIHRLEDWGRRQLAYPINKLHKAHYVLMNVEAPQEVIDELETTFRFNDAVIRSMVMRTKHAVTEASPMVKAKDERRERRDDFANETADDAEAGDSEE; from the coding sequence ATGCGTCATTACGAAATCGTTTTTATGGTCCATCCTGACCAGAGCGAACAGGTTCCGGGCATGATCGAGCGTTACTCTGCCGCCATCACTGGCGCAGAAGGCAAGATCCACCGTCTGGAAGACTGGGGCCGCCGTCAGCTGGCTTACCCGATCAACAAACTGCACAAAGCGCACTATGTTCTGATGAACGTTGAAGCGCCGCAGGAAGTGATCGATGAGCTGGAAACTACCTTCCGCTTCAACGATGCCGTTATCCGCAGCATGGTGATGCGTACTAAGCACGCTGTTACCGAAGCATCTCCGATGGTTAAAGCGAAAGACGAGCGCCGTGAGCGTCGCGATGATTTCGCTAACGAAACCGCAGATGATGCTGAAGCTGGGGATTCTGAAGAGTAA
- the SBOV44831 gene encoding Protein of uncharacterised function (DUF1471), translating into MRARIMLFLAALLLSVTATAAIELNNHQARNMDDVRSLGVIYINHHFATESEAHLALNEEAEARNAMYYHVILIREPGSNGNIHASADIYR; encoded by the coding sequence ATGCGAGCCCGGATAATGCTATTTCTGGCTGCGCTTTTGCTTAGCGTAACGGCAACGGCAGCCATCGAGTTAAATAATCACCAGGCCAGAAATATGGATGATGTGCGCAGCTTAGGCGTGATCTACATCAACCATCACTTCGCCACGGAAAGTGAAGCCCATCTGGCGCTGAATGAAGAGGCCGAAGCGCGAAACGCAATGTATTATCACGTCATACTTATCCGGGAACCGGGTAGCAACGGCAATATACACGCCAGCGCGGATATTTATCGCTAG
- the sgaE gene encoding class II aldolase, with product MQKLKQQVFDANMDLPRYGLVTFTWGNVSAIDRERGLVAIKPSGVAYETMKVDDMVVVDMDGKVVEGRYRPSSDTATHLALYQRYPSLGGVVHTHSTHATAWAQAGKAIPALGTTHADYFFGDIPCTRALSEKEVQGEYELNTGKVIIETLGDVEPLHTPGIVVYQHGPFAWGKDAHDAVHNAVVMEEVARMAWIARGINPGLNPIDDYLMNKHFMRKHGPDAYYGQK from the coding sequence ATGCAAAAGCTCAAGCAACAGGTATTTGACGCTAACATGGATTTGCCCCGTTATGGACTGGTGACGTTTACCTGGGGCAACGTCAGCGCTATCGATCGCGAACGCGGGCTGGTGGCGATTAAGCCAAGCGGTGTCGCCTATGAAACCATGAAGGTAGATGACATGGTGGTGGTGGATATGGATGGCAAGGTGGTGGAGGGGCGTTATCGTCCTTCTTCCGATACCGCTACCCATCTGGCGCTGTATCAACGCTATCCGTCGCTTGGCGGCGTCGTTCATACCCATTCAACCCACGCCACGGCATGGGCGCAGGCAGGGAAGGCGATTCCGGCGCTGGGCACGACCCATGCAGACTACTTCTTTGGCGATATTCCCTGTACCCGAGCGTTAAGCGAAAAGGAAGTACAGGGTGAATATGAGCTAAACACCGGCAAGGTGATTATCGAAACGCTGGGTGACGTGGAACCGCTGCATACGCCAGGCATTGTGGTATATCAACACGGGCCGTTCGCCTGGGGGAAAGATGCGCACGATGCGGTACATAATGCGGTCGTCATGGAGGAGGTTGCGCGAATGGCGTGGATTGCCCGCGGCATTAACCCTGGCCTCAATCCCATCGACGATTATTTGATGAATAAACACTTCATGCGTAAGCATGGCCCGGATGCGTATTACGGGCAGAAGTGA
- the ulaE_2 gene encoding L-ribulose-5-phosphate 3-epimerase UlaE, with translation MLSKQIPLGIYEKALPAGECWLERLRLAKTLGFDFVEMSVDETDARLARLDWSREQRLALVSAVAETGVRVPSMCLSAHRRFPLGSEDDAVRAQGLEIMRKAIQFAQDVGIRVIQLAGYDVYYQQANDETRCRFRDGLKESVDMASRAQVTLAMEIMDYPLMNSISKALGYAHYLNNPWFQLYPDIGNLSAWDNDVQMELQAGIGHIVAVHVKDTKPGVFKNVPFGEGVVDFERCFETLKQSGYCGPYLIEMWSETAENPAAEVAKARDWVKARMASAGLVEAA, from the coding sequence ATGCTGTCGAAACAAATTCCGCTCGGCATCTATGAAAAAGCGCTCCCTGCCGGGGAGTGCTGGCTGGAGCGCCTGCGGCTGGCGAAAACGCTGGGTTTTGACTTCGTTGAAATGTCGGTGGATGAGACCGACGCCCGACTGGCGCGGCTCGACTGGAGTCGCGAGCAGCGCCTGGCGCTGGTGAGCGCGGTTGCTGAAACCGGCGTGCGCGTGCCGTCCATGTGTCTGAGCGCGCATCGTCGTTTTCCGCTCGGTAGCGAAGATGATGCGGTACGGGCGCAGGGGCTGGAGATTATGCGTAAAGCGATTCAGTTTGCGCAGGACGTGGGGATTCGCGTCATTCAACTGGCGGGGTACGACGTTTACTATCAACAGGCCAATGACGAAACGCGTTGTCGCTTCCGCGATGGGTTAAAAGAGAGCGTTGATATGGCCAGCCGCGCCCAGGTGACGCTGGCGATGGAGATCATGGACTACCCGCTGATGAATTCCATCAGTAAAGCGCTGGGTTACGCCCATTATCTGAATAACCCGTGGTTCCAGCTTTATCCAGATATCGGCAATCTGTCTGCCTGGGATAACGACGTTCAGATGGAGCTACAAGCGGGAATCGGGCATATCGTCGCGGTACACGTCAAAGATACTAAACCCGGCGTGTTCAAAAATGTACCGTTTGGCGAAGGCGTTGTCGATTTCGAACGCTGCTTCGAAACGCTTAAACAGAGTGGCTATTGCGGGCCCTATCTGATTGAGATGTGGAGTGAAACAGCAGAGAACCCGGCGGCAGAGGTAGCGAAAGCGCGTGACTGGGTGAAAGCGCGCATGGCCAGCGCCGGTCTGGTGGAGGCAGCCTAA